Part of the Aquimarina sp. TRL1 genome, ATCACAATCCCAGAATCCTTCAGTATTTTAAAGAAACAGGTCACTTATGGGTGGTAGGTGATCAGACTGCCTGGTGTTCTTGTTTTGCCAGTTGGGTAGCTAAAAAAGCAGGCTATAATTATAGTAGAAAACTAACTGCCCGCTCCTGGCTATCAATAGGACAAGCGACCTATATCCCTGTAGTGGGAGATATCGTTGTATTTTGGAGAGAGCATTTAAGTAGCTGGAAAGGACATGTGGGGTTTTACATCAACCACAGCCGCAATAGAAATTATATCTATTGTCTTGGAGGCAATCAAAACAATAGCGTATGTATCAAAGCTTATCCAGTAAAACGATTATTAGGTTTTCGTCAGATACATATTAAATCCTCTCAAGGATAACAACAACATATCGGTAACTAAAATGAAAAAACAGCTCTTAGATATACTCCCTTTTATACTTCTGGGGCGACATAATAGAACGGGTTAAAATAAGCAGCATTATAACAAGGGTGAAATCCAAAAGATATTCTTCCATAAGAGATAATCAAATCAATATTCCATCATATAATACGATGATCTATGCCAACTGTTTTACAAATAGAAAATAAACATTTTCTTATTCCAGAGAAAAAAGACCCCTGTGAGCTTTGGGTAAGTTATTTTAACAGCCTGAAAAAACAGGTCGGGACTTCCAATGCCCGAACCTTATGGTTGATTACATGGAAATATAATGGCAATACCCAATGTAGTACCAATCCTAATTTTAACAAATGGCTACAAAGTAACCAGATAGATGTATCTACCATTGCCAGTCGTACCCTGGCCGATTTTTCTGCCATCGGTAGTAATATATTAGGGTTTGGAAAGAACATCTCTACTGTATTACAATGGGGAATTCCCTTGACACTGGCAGGATTACTCATTGGAATTATTGTGGTTCTTTGGAGAACTTCAAAAACTATGGAGGTGTCTGACCTGACAATGCTTACCCCTACTGGAAGGGCAATGAAAGGATTAAAACTGGCAGGGAAATGAAAACAAAAGCATCTCATATCAAACAATTACAATGGGCATCCACACTGATATCCATGCTACTTATGGTTATACTCTACAGGCATTTTACAAAAAGAAAACAAAAGCGACTTTCTGTAAAAATGCAACAGGCATTGTTACAAAAATTTAACCCTGAAAAAGGATTTTTACAGGAAAAAGCCTTTGATGAAACCTATGCTGAGAGGGTTATAAAAATCGTTCCTGAGCGTATCGCCATACTTAAACCTGGTGTTGCACAAAACAAGGCAAAGCTACTGCATTCAGGATTTAAACCCTGGTATGTATGGGGAGGTGATAACGAACAACTCATCTATGGAGTACTTACCTCTCTTAAAGATAAAGTACAAGTTTCTCAGGTAGCCAAAGCATATCTTGATCTGTATAAAGTACCTCTAAAGGAGCAATTACAAAAAGAGTTGGACACAAAAGAAATCGGAAAAGTACTATCTATAGTAACACGGTTAAATCCTTATACTCTTATATAAAACAACAGCTATATGCAAACCAGAAACAATATACAATGGACGGTAACAGGACTTGCCCTAACAGGATTCCTTATAGGAGGATATCTGGTATATATTAACAATAAAAAGAACCATACCAAAGGTATGCTTTCTCCAACAATACCGGAAGACAAAGAGCAATCTTCCCAGAGGGTAATAGAAGAACCGAATTGGAAAAACCCATATGATATGAATTATCTCAAAGATGTTAAAAAATGGCTAGGAAAAAGGAAGATACGAAAACTACCTCATAACAAAGCCAGAGAGTATGCAAGGATACTAAAGAGAGCCAAAGGAAGATGGAGAGATGATACCCAGGCTGTAACCAGTGTTTTTACTCAAATAAAAGACAAGACACAGGTAGCCAGTATCTCCAAAGCATTCTGGGTAGACTATAAAAAAGACATGTGGCAATACCTAAGGAGTTTTCTAAGTGCCAAAGAGATGGAAAAGTATGTACACCGTCCTGTAAGGAAGTTAGATAACTACAGCTTGATATAAATAAAAGAGAGCAAAAAACAATCAGATATGAGAAAAGAGTCAGTCCCAAACAAAAATAACCTTACATCGGTATGGATTGCCATAACCGCCTTTTCTGTTTTAACAGGAGCTGGGTATTGGTTGTATCGAAAACGTAAGATGGCAAAAGAAAATGAGGGTATGACATGGCAATCTGGTATAAGACCTTCCTCTTCTTCTCTATGGAGCAGGACTTCAAGGTTTAAGTGTAGTAGTACTAAGTATCCGTTGACCTATGGGAACTGCCATGAAGATGTAAAGATATTACAACGTTACCTTAAGGTTTACAATGAAGATTTGGGATATTCTGGTAAAAACAGAGATGGTGTAGACGGGCAATTTGGAGCCAAGACTGCCAAAGCAGCCAAACAGCGATTAAAGAAGGATCTATTTACCAAAGAGGATATCCAGTCAATAAAAACAAGTTTAAAAATGATGAAACGATGAATACCCAGAAACACACAAAGCAAGTATTTTGGATGGCAACCGTAATTACAGGGGCAACCCTTTTGTATTACCTGTTACAACGAAAAAAAAATAAAGACGACACACCAGATACAATTACCCCTTCTATACTCAGACCCATTGCTACTGAAGTAAAACAACAAACTCAAACCAGTGTGAAACACAAGCAGCCCCAAGTAGAGCAGCTTCCTATTCCACAACAAAGCGTTTTTCCTTTAAAACCTGGTAGCAAGGGCAAAGAAGTAGAACGTTTACAGATATGGCTACTTAGGAATCATGGATGGAAAGGAGAAATCACCCGTATCTATGATGATCAGACCTTGAAACTGGTTAGAAAAAGTCTTAAAAAGGATCAGGTAGATAAACATACTTATCAAAAGAAAAAAATGGGAATTCCCATTTGTCAACAATTTCAACCCTAATTAAGATATGGCAGTACAGAAAAAAAGAAAACTGGTTAACTACCTGGATGCCCTGGTAGATAAGGACGGGTTAAAAACAGAAGTTACCATTACTCTTACCGACCAGACCATGACACGAATTATTATTAGCTTTTTAGTATCTGGTATTGCAATAGTAGCAATATCTCACCTGATTAAAAACTATTTCCCCAATATGCAATTGGGAGCAATTCAAAGAGAACTCATTGATATTAAAAAACAACTTAAATAACACTTTATGGAAACAGTATATCAAAACATCATCGCCTATCTGAATACTTTGGACTGGTCATACATTATCACATTTATACTTTTGTGCTATGCCATTAATCATTATGCCTTTACCCAATGGATTAAAAACGGATTAGGAATTACCCTAAAAACCCGATATCGTGTCTTGCTTGTTGGACTGCTCTACGGAATTGTAATTTTCTTTATAAGAGCCTATACCTTATCTCAGATAGAAAGGCTTTTTAGATCCTTTATTTTTGCTGTAGTATTTCACAAGTTCATTCTGGAGCTACTAACAAAAAGAATTTTTCCTGGCAAAAGAGAAAACAAATCAAATAACGATTACTTATGAAATGGGAAAACTATGCATTGTCCTTTTTTATAGGAGCCGGGTTAGTTCTTATACTATTATTATGGATTATTCCCATAGAAAATAATCAGGAGGATAAAAAATCGATACAAAAAATAAGGGAACTGGAGCATCATAATCAAATGCTTACAAAGGTCAATGCTATATTGGATGATAAAGTTTTTGAGCTGGAGATACAGGCAGACAGCCTTAGAACTTTACTAATTCAGGATAAAGAACAAATTACAGGATTAAAACAACGAAAAAATGAAAAAATATATCATATCAGCAGGTATAATGATGATGAGTTATTTCGGTATTTCTCAAGATTTAACTCCACAAGTACTACTGATCAAAAATAAGAAACATTTTTGCTTCAATTCCTTTCAATCCAAAGAGTTGGCTAAACTACTTGAGAAGGGAAGCTATAATGACTCCCTGGTTACCCAACTATCAATAACCAATAATCGGTTAGTTGATTTACTCCAAAAAAAAGACAGCCTGATTAGTTTTAAAAATAGCCAGTTATATAACTACAAAGGAATCATTGATAATAAAGAGCAACACATTACTGTGCTCAATAATATAGCCAAACAAACAAACCAAAAACTAAAAAAAGGAAAGTTACACAAGATGTTGCTTCTGGGAAGTCTTGTTGTTGCATCAACCTTACTACTAAGTAAATAAGTATGAAATCAGTATATCAAAAAGGTATGGAACACATTAGAGTAGCAGTTTTATCACTGATTGTTATTGTTTCTTAATCAAAATAATAGCAAATGTCTGTAATCAAAGAACGTTTTGTAATCCGTTATTATTCCTATGCCCAAAAGGCAGCCAAGTCTTCTGGTATTCCGGTATTGTTTGCCCTGGCACAAAGTGCATTAGAATCCGGATGGGGTAAATATATAAAGGGAAATATGATGTTTGGAATCAAAAGAGGAGCAGGTATCAATTATGGAGGGTGGCAAGGAGATACTCAGTATATCACTACCACAGAATACTCCTCTAAGCCCACAAGAAACTTCCCTTTTGTTTATCCGGGATATCCTATACAAATCAATAATGGAAAATGGAAGTATAAGATAAAAGATGTATTTAGAGCCTATACCACCCCTTTTTATTCTTTTATAGATTGGGCAGGAATGTTGTTTAAAAGCAGACGGTATCAAAATGCACTTTATCATAAGAAAAACCCGTACCGATTTGCTGAAGAAATTGCAAAGGCTGGATATGCAACAGACCCCAATTATGCAAACAAGATTAAACGTATAATGAAAGAAATACAGCAGATTATTATACTAAAAAAATTAAACAAAAACCAAAAGGAAATAGGTCTTCCCTTAATCCTTATGGGAGTTAGTCTGTTGATAATAAGTGTGGTAGTAATCAATCGTAAACCTAAATAGATGAACGCTGATAAAGGTAATATATGGATTAATGTGATTTTCGGAGTCTTTCTAACTGTTAGTATTGCTAAAGGAGGAATTTCTATTTATGAATGGCATCAGAAAAGAAAAGCCAAAAAACAATGTAGGTGTGGTTCAAAAAAAACGTGAATATATTTGGTTTTCAATAGCTTTAACTTCTATTGTCGTGGTAGGATGCTGGATATTACTTAAAAAAAAGCAACCTAAAGTTGACCTGAAAAAATTTGATAGTCCGGATCTCCCTGGCTCAGGGGTATGCATGGATAAAAAGTTGATTAAAATGCTACTGCAATTACAAAACAAATCAGGATATCCTGTTTTTGACAATATAAACTCTGGAGCTAGAACTGCATATTGGAATAAAAAGGTAGGTGGGGTATCAAATTCCTCTCATAAAATACCTACTTGTAAGGCAGTAGATATTCATACTCCAACTAAAAGCATTAGAAATAAAATCGTAGTAATTGCTAAACTAGTAGGATTTAAACGAATTGGCGTTGGAAAAACGTTTGTACACCTGGATAACGACCATACCAAACGGCAAAACATTGCATGGGGATATCCTTCTGGTGCTAAACCACCAATTAACCCATTTATTTGAAATAATAAAAGAGAAAACTACTTTCAATTGCATTTATTAAAACAATACATTCTGAATTTCTGACTACCTCCCTATATTACAAATAGTGCCTCTTGTATTAATAATCATCATCTTCATAATAAAGTTCGGGATCAACTCCAATAGGACGGGTATCGTTTTTATCGGGATTGAATCCTGTTATTGCAGTAAAGAGCATTGCAACAATAATGCTAAACAAAATGATTAATGTAATTTGTATAAAAGGAGGTAATTCTTTTTTCATGAGGATTTCTATTTAGTTGCGTATTAGGAAAGTAATTTGAGAGTTAAATTAGTGGAAAGGAGGGTATGAAGCTTTCCAAACTCCATCAGTTTTAACAAAAGATAATATTTCGTACCAAGGAGTACATCCTCCATAACCTAATAAATTATATGCTACCACCAAAGAGATATTACCTTTTTTGTTAAATACCGGATATGAAAAATACATTAATGATTTCATGTCATATTTATTTAGTATTGCCTTCCATTCAGGAGAAAATTCTTTGTACTTTTTTGCATAGTATCTTATATCAATTAAATCTTCCTCACAAAAATAGTCGGAGATTTGATGGAGAAGCTCCCGATGTGCTATTAGATAATTTCTTTGTTTAGAAAGATATTTCAAATCCTCTTCCTCGAAATATTCGAATTCGAATTCTGCACTATCATTACTTACATCAACCAGCGGATTATTATGCTTCAACCATGATGGAGATGGAGGGGTTCTTACTGTTTTACTAATTTTTATAGTGGTGCGTTTTTGGGAGTAAAAAGAGTGTTTTAAAATGTTAAATATGTCTTCTACGTCCTCTTTATGGGGTTGATTATTGCAGCCAATACAAAGCAATATTAAAATGGTATGGTAATGTTTCATTATCTGTGTTTTAAAAAGTAGTTTATAGTATTTCGGTATATCCCAAATAATAAAATCTATTAGGTTCTTTGGATATCCCGGGAATTTTTGGGGCGGAGATAAAGTTTTCTTCTATTATAGGAATACCTGTAATCTCACCAGTATTTTTATCAATTATATACGATGATCCCTTATATACGCTATTGGGATTCTCTGATTTTTCTTCAATTTGAAAAATCTCTTTAGTCTCATAGATGGTCATTTTTGTTTCCCACAGATAAGCAGAAAGACAGCTGCCTCCATAGATAGCATGAAGAACACTTTCTATTGTTTGTTTTTGTTCTACTGAAGGGAAGAAAAGATTTGTGGCACAGTTAAAAGAACTGCCACTTTTAGGGTAAAAATTCCCTTCATTACCATAGAAGTTATTGCGATAATGTGTGTTCCTTATTTTTCCACTTGGTAGCTCCAATTCAATTCCATAATAGAATCTCGAATATAAAGGCACTAAAAGCACATTTTGCTGTAATCGAACGATAATATTCTTTTGATTGGTCAGTACTTGGATGTAATCAAAACAAAAAGGATTAATAGAAGCATACATGCTCTTTTCCTGCCGAATTAGCTGTATAGCGATATTTACAATAGCATCTTTTTCAAGCTCAATAAGGTCAGAGATATTGTATGTTTTTTGGTTTTTTGAAAAAGACAAACGTTGTCTTTTTCGAGAGATATTAGTGTATCCATTGTATGTGTTTTTCATCTGGGGTGATTATTATTGTTATCGTCTGTAGATATTCCATATAGCAGTATGCAGATTAATACGATGAATCCAAACGTCATAGGCATATCTTAAATGAGGTTCATTCAAAAAATCATGCTTTAAAAGCAGTTCAAAACAAAGGTTTGAAAGCGTTTTCGGTGGGAGTTGTTCTAAATAACCAGGGAGTTTTGTAATATCAATATGACCAAAGCATACCCTATTGTTTTGAGAGTGATCAATATGGTAATAGGCTAGATTCTCATAAGGATCATAGCAGAAATAAATATATAAGTTACAAGGAGAGTGCCTTTTTGCATGCTTGTTAAAAAGTGTTATCTGGAATTTGTCATTACAAAGGATATACCCTTCTGTATCAAATACAATAATGGAAGGGCATAAAAAGGCCTTATTTAAGCACATGTTTCCAATCGAAATTAAAGAACCAAATAGCCCCCCATAACAATTCGTCTTGCCTTTATTAAAAGGATGTGTCATTTCAGAGATAAGAACACCATTTATAAGACTGCTGTCGAGCAGAACTTTAAAATCTGGAGACAAACAGTCTTTTAGTATTTGATCTATTAAAACGTCATTCATTTTTTCTTTTTTAATGTTGTTTTTTTGATATAATGATTTTTAAAATTAGGAAAGAGAAGCCTTGCTCTTTAATGTTAAAGAGTTGATTATAAGTGTTTTTTGGTTTATTGTGTTTTAGATACTAATTCTCTACTATAAATGAAGTTTTAGATTAATTTTACCATCCTCCGATACGTTTACGTTCATCTTGTTGTTCTGGGGTTGCTTCAGGGGTTGGGACTTTGCTGAAATATAAGGGTTTGGGGAACCCTGCTGCTTTACGACGTTCAAAATCACGTTGCCTATATTTATCAAAAGCATCTCCCGGAGGTAAAGGTCTGTTTTTATCCATATACCAGGTAATAAGGGAAATACTATAGAAACAATCCCCACCAGCATAGAAACTGGCAAAGGTTAGTCCTTTAGTTGGTCTTATTACTTCTAAACGATAGGCACCTGTACCATCTTCTCCTCCAGTACTATAAGTAAATATGGCATTGTCAAAGTGCATGGTAATATTTGGTTGCCAATACAAACCAGAAAAT contains:
- a CDS encoding TIGR02594 family protein, with amino-acid sequence MRKTIPIALAEYGVTEHKGATYHNPRILQYFKETGHLWVVGDQTAWCSCFASWVAKKAGYNYSRKLTARSWLSIGQATYIPVVGDIVVFWREHLSSWKGHVGFYINHSRNRNYIYCLGGNQNNSVCIKAYPVKRLLGFRQIHIKSSQG
- a CDS encoding peptidoglycan-binding protein; its protein translation is MRKESVPNKNNLTSVWIAITAFSVLTGAGYWLYRKRKMAKENEGMTWQSGIRPSSSSLWSRTSRFKCSSTKYPLTYGNCHEDVKILQRYLKVYNEDLGYSGKNRDGVDGQFGAKTAKAAKQRLKKDLFTKEDIQSIKTSLKMMKR
- a CDS encoding glycoside hydrolase family 73 protein — translated: MSVIKERFVIRYYSYAQKAAKSSGIPVLFALAQSALESGWGKYIKGNMMFGIKRGAGINYGGWQGDTQYITTTEYSSKPTRNFPFVYPGYPIQINNGKWKYKIKDVFRAYTTPFYSFIDWAGMLFKSRRYQNALYHKKNPYRFAEEIAKAGYATDPNYANKIKRIMKEIQQIIILKKLNKNQKEIGLPLILMGVSLLIISVVVINRKPK
- a CDS encoding D-Ala-D-Ala carboxypeptidase family metallohydrolase → MVQKKREYIWFSIALTSIVVVGCWILLKKKQPKVDLKKFDSPDLPGSGVCMDKKLIKMLLQLQNKSGYPVFDNINSGARTAYWNKKVGGVSNSSHKIPTCKAVDIHTPTKSIRNKIVVIAKLVGFKRIGVGKTFVHLDNDHTKRQNIAWGYPSGAKPPINPFI